ACGGAATTTTAGTCGGCAATACGAGTTTAAAAGCGGAAGAATTCGTTAAAATGATTGAGGCTATCGGTCTTAAAACTAAATAATAATTTAAATTTCAAATGTTAATCAATATTATTCTCTTCATTATTTTTATATTTTCTCTCGGAGGCATTATTTTTATAATTAAACCGAAATTGCCCTTGATATCCAATCTTGATTTATCTCAAGTCCCCCAGGAAAAAATTGCTCAAGTTAAAAAAGATCTTTTAGATAAAAAAATAGACAGGCAAATTATTGAAGTGGTGTATAGGCTTAGAATAAAAAGAGATAATTTGAAAATAAACACGAAAAATGTTTTTTGGAAACTGAAAAATTTATCATCAAAAATTGCCTTCAAGGCCCTTGCTTTTTTTAGAAAAAAGAAGTAGAATATTTAAAATAGTTATCCGATTTGCCCAAGTAGCTCAGTGGTAGAGCAACTCCATGGTAAGGAGTAGGTCGTCGGTTCAATCCCGACCTTGGGCTTTTTTGGGTGGGTAGCAAAGTAGTCAAATGCGGCAGACTGTAAATCTGCTGGCTTCGGTCTTCGTAGGTGCAAATCCTACCCCACCCACTTTGCCGTCCTAGCTCAACTCCGACGTTTTAGAGTCGGAGTCCCGACCTCCAATGGAGCGTCGGGATGGACAGGAAATTTATTATGATTTAAATTTTTTGCCGTCCTAGCTCAATGGTAGAGCAACAGTTTTGTAAACTGTAGGTTCTCGGTCCGATCCCGAGGGACGGCTTATAAATAATTTTTTAATTTTATTTAATTGTTAATTCAAATATATGTCTCAAGAAAATTTGATTAAATTAGAATGTACAGAGTGCCACAAGATAAACTATTATTCTAAAAAGAATAAAAAGACAATTAAGGAACGTCTTCAATTGAAAAAATATTGCCGTTCTTGCCGAAAACACGTTTTGCACAAAGAAACGAAATAGTAGTTTTATTTAATGGTAAAATAAACCCCGCCAGAGCTTTGGGGGTGTCGTTCAATGGTAGAATAGCGGTCTCCAAAACCGTTGATGAGGGTTCGATTCCTTCCACCCCCGTGGCATTGGCGGGTAATTATTATCGGAAATATAATTTCTTTTATTTCCGTTTTTATTTTTTCTTGACAAATTCTGATAAAATGTTATAGTTTCAATAACTAAAACAACCCACGCAGCAAATCCGAATAAAATTTTTAAAAATAGAAAGCCATTTGCGCGGTACACGCCTTCGGCTTCATCTATTTTAAAAAATAGTTTATTAATTGATTTGTACGGGGTGCTCCAATTTGTAGCGAAATTTTTAAAAGAAAAAATTTCGAAAAATTGGGCAAAATAGGAGGTATTTTTATGAAAAGAAAGGAAATTGTAGTTTTAAGTTTAGGAGGATCAATTATCCTCACTAAAGAAGGTCGGCCGGACATTCCCTTTTTAAAAAGTTTCAAGGAATTAATTGAAACTGAAATTAAAAAAGGGAAACAGTTTATTATTGTTACCGGCGGTGGATCACTTTGCCGTATTCTTAATGAAGAAATGGCAAAAGATTTCTCCGTTTCTCCGGAAAATTTGGATTGGTTGGGTATTAGCGTCACCAGAGTTAACGCTCAATTAATAAAAATTGTTTTTGGCGATTTGGTGATGCCGGAAGTAGTTACTGACCCGACAAAGAAAATTGTTTTTAACAAAAAAATTCTTTTGTCCGGCGGTTGGAAACCGGGCCGATCCACTGATTTTGTGGCGACAAAATTAGCCGAGGTTTATGAGGCAAATACGGTAATAAATCTGAGCAATACTGATTATGTTTATGACAAAGATCCGCGGAAATTTTCTGACGCTCAGCCAATTAAAAAAATTAATTGGAGCCGTTTTCGCAAGGAAATTGTTGGCACAAAATGGGTGCCGGGTTTAAATAAGCCTTTTGACCCAATTGCCAGTAAATTGGCAGAGAAATTAGGCCTTACAGTCGCTTGTTTAAAGGGGACTGATCTCCAGAATTTAGCCAATTTTTTGGAAGGAAGACCTTTCAACGGCACAGTAATTGAAAAATAAAAATTAAAACAAAAGAGGCGGTCATCAAAACCGCCTCTTTTTCTATTGACAAAACCCAAAAAATATGCTATTATTTAAACATAATAACCGTTCTTAAAAAAGGGAGGGGAAAATGTTTAATCAGATATTACTAATAGTGAAAATAGCAGCACTAGTGGTTGTTGTGAGCTGTTGGATTGTATGTGTTGTGGCAAGGAACAACAAAAGTATAAGTTGGAAGGTCTGCATAATTGCCATAGGTACGTCGGTTGCTACTACTGTTATGATGAGTATTTTTGAGTTTAAACATGGCGATAAGGTGGGGTTTTGCTTTTTAATAGCTTGGACAGTTCTTTTTTTGTTCTTTTTTAAGATGAGTATATTAAAACTTAAAAAGATTAAAGAAGCTAATCTTATTGGATCTACTAAAACAGGTATAATTCCAAGTTTATATGAGGGAGACACTCTGACGTATAACCTTAAGGGACTTGATCTTCCGAGACAAGAGGGTGAGTCAGATTGGGAATACCGTCAACGGGTTTTCCCCGAGTTGTACTTCAAAAAGGGATTTACTGTGGCTATTTCAATGCTTATGGGTTGCAGTGTAACGGAGCTAAGTGACACAGAAAAGATGGTTCTTCTTTCCTCTATGCCCAATGAACCTGAGAACATGAATAGTCATGGGAGGAAGCAGTTTCTTTTCCAGCTTAAGAATTTCGCTCGAGGTTTTTCAGAAGACCCGCTTAAAACTCGCTCAAAATAATAAGTAAATAATCAGGAGCCTTTCTATACATAATGGAAGGCTCCTTTTGCATTTGGAAAAAAGTTTCAAGATAAATGTAGATATAGATATTTTCATAAAGAAGTATAGAAAATAAATTACTAATTTTAATAAAAATAAAAATCTATTTATTACGAGTTCTTATTACTTTTTTAAAAAGTAATGTAGGTGTTGACTTTAAGAAAAAAAATAGTATAATTAAAATAAATATTAATTTAGAATTCTAATTTATGACTGACTACTACAAAATATTGGGGGTTGATAAGGGCGCTTCGGAAGAAGAAATAAAGAGGGCTTATCGCCAGGCGGCGCAAAAATATCATCCGGATAAACCGGGTGGTAATGCGGAAAAATTCAAAGAAATAAGCGAAGCTTATCAAACTCTTTCTGATCCTGAAAAAAGAAAGTTGTATGAAGAATACGGCTCGGCTTTTAAAAATGCCAAAACTCAAGGCGGTTTTAGCGGTTTTGATAATTTCCGTGATTTTGCCAGTTATGCCGAGGCAATGAAAAATCAAGGCGAAAGAGGAAATGCTTATGGCGGAGAAGATTTTGGTTTTGGAGATTTGGGAGATATTTTCAACAGTTTTTTTTCGTCCCAAGGACGACCAGCCTCGGGCTGGGGCTTCGGTCAAACCCATCAATCAAGGACACAACATGGCAGGAATATTGAAATAGAAATAACGGTTAATTTTTTTGAATCGGTTTTTGGTGTTGAAAAAGATATTGAATTTGAAAAATATGTTAAATGCGAAAAATGCAGTGGCAACGGTTTGGAACCGGGCAGCAAATTTTCCACTTGTAAAACTTGCAACGGACAAGGACAAGTAATTAAAACTCAATCAACATTTTTAGGAACTTTTCAAAGCGCTGAAGTTTGCTCGTCATGTCACGGCGAAGGACAAATTGCGGAAAAAAAATGCAGTCATTGCCGGGGCGAAGGCAGAGTAAAACAATTTTCAAAAATTAAAATAAAAATTCCAGCCGGAATCAGCAGCGGGCAGACAATCAGATTATCGGGTCAGGGCGAAGCGGGTAAAAAAAGCGGCCGAGCCGGAGATTTATATGTTAGAGTTAAAGTAACTTCAGATATTCGTTTCAATCGCCAAGGAGATGATATTTTATCCGAAAAAGAAATTTCCGTTTCTCAAGCAATTTTGGGCGGAGTGGTTGAAGTGGAAACCATTGACGGAATGGTAAAATTAAAAATTGCGCCCGGTACTACATCGGGTCAAGAAATCCGTTTAAAAGGAAGAGGAGTTATTCATTTGAATTCTCACGGCCGAGGCGATCATATTGTTACGGTTAAAATTCAAATACCCAAGTCATTAACCAGAAAGCAAAAAGATATTTTAGAAACCTTGTCCAAAGAAGGATTGTAATTTTTTTTGTTAATGTTAAAATAATATAATATGCCCAGTAATACAACTTCCAGTATATTCTTCTATTACGTTTATGTTTTGGAAAGCTCCAAAGATAGGGAAAAGTATATTGGGTTTACCTCAAATCTCAAGAAAAGGATAGAAGAACATAAAAAAGGCCTATCTTCCGCCACTAAACTACGTTTACCCTTAAAGCTTATTTATTATGAGGCATGCTCAAATTTACAAGATGCCAAACGCCGTGAACAATATCTAAAAGGCACCCAAGGACGTCGATTCCTTGGTTTAAGACTTCAAGAGTATAAACGCAATCAGAAAGCGTTTGGCTCTGGAAGATGATATACTGGGTATGGATATTACCATCAATGCAGAATGGTTAGTAACAATCATCACTCATCCGCTTTTTCCGCTGATTTCGATGATGATTTTAGCTATTTTAGGGCTATTATTTTTATCATTGATTTTCAGGATTACTATGCATAATTATAGTAAGCGTCTTCAGGATCAATACGTGTCCAAACAAGAATATGTTCTATTGGCTCTTGATGTGCCAAGGAATAACGAGCAAGGACCGGAAGCAGTGGAAAGAATGTTCGCTTATCTGTCCGGCGCCAAAGGTACCGGACCGGCAGAACTTCCTATTTCCGTAGAAATTATTAGTGTGGCATCCCATATTCAATTTCTTATCAGAATTGCGTCTCAATTTCGAGATTTGGCCGAAGCGGCGATTTATGCGTCTTATCCGGACGCTGAGATAGTAGAAGTGGAAGATTACACAAAAGAAATGCCCGATAAATTTCCGAATGATAAATATGATTTATGGGGAGCGGATTTCACTCTTTACAATAAAAATGCTTATCCGATCAGGACATATACAAATTTCGAACATACCATGAGCGGAGAGTTAAAAGATCCAATGATTGATATGTTGGAAATTTTAGGAAAACTGCAAGAAGGCGAACAAGTTTGGATACAGATTATTATTAAAGTTTCTGCCAAGGGAACCAAAAAAGAATCAGAAACTGTGATTAAAAAAATAATGGGAGAAAAAGTTAAATCGCAAAAAACAATTTCCGAACAGTTAATTAATATACCGATTGAATTTTTACAAGCCGCGACTATTATAACTCCTCCGACTGCGGGTTCAAGTTCGCCGGAAAAACAAAAAACGGTTTCTCCGGGAGAAAGAAAAATTATTGAAGCGATTCAAAATAAAGCTTCTAAAATTTCTTTTGAAACAAAAATGAGAATAATTTATATCGCGGAAAAAGAAGTATTCAATAAATCCAGAGGAGTAATTGGTGTTTTGGGTGCTTTAAATACGGTTAATACTTTGGATATGAATGGATTGATGCCGGATAAAACGGCAAAAACGCTTATTAATATGTATGAAACCAGCAAGTCTTCCAGTCCCAAACAGACGGCGATTATGGCCGCTTATAAGAAAAGAGGGGGTAACTGGAAAATTGAATCGCAATCCCAAAAAGATTGGAAAAAGTTTTTAGATTTTTTGACTATTTCATCACCAAGTAAAAAAGATATTTTAAATATTGAAGAATTGGCAACGCTTTATCATTTTCCGGTTATTGCTTCAAGAGTTCCTTTGGTTAAGAAAACAGGCAGTAAACGAGGAGAACCGCCATTTAGTTTACCAACAAAATAATTTTATGTTATATATTGTTGCCACTCCTATTGGAAATTTACAGGACGTTACCCTAAGAGCATTAGAAATATTGAAAGAGGCAGATTTTATACTTTGCGAAGACACTCGTCATAGCCGAATTTTTTTAGATCATTATCAAATAAAAATTCCAACCATCAGTTATCACCAGCATTCCAAATTATCTAAAATGGACTATATTTTGGAATTGATTCAACAGGGTAAAAATTTGGCCTTGATTTGTGATGCCGGCACACCCGGTATTTCCGACCCGGGAAATAAACTAATCAGTCATTTGGTTGCGCAATTACCTGATTTGAAAATTATTTCCATTCCCGGACCGGCTGCTGTTATTTCAGCTTTAAGCATCTCCGGATTTGAAACCGACAAATTTATTTTTTTAGGTTTTCCTCCTCATAAAAAGGGGAGGAAAACATTTTTTGAACAAGCAGCTGAATTCAAATATACTCTTGCTTTTTATGAATCGCCTTATCGGATTTTAAAAGCTTTAAATGAAATGGCGAATTTGGAAAATTTTAAAGACAGGGAATTAATGGTTGCCAGAGAATTGACGAAAAAATTTGAAAGTATTTATCGGGGAACGGCTGAGAATATAATAAACAACCTGCCCAAGAACGAAATCAAAGGAGAATTTGTGGTCGTGGTCAGGGCTAAAAAATAATTTTTTGTTTTTTAAAAATTATTGTAATTTAAAACCCGCGCTATTATATAGCACGGGTTTGATAAGAATTACAAATGAGAATTCCAGGTCGGAGTAATTTTTTCAGCTATTTTCGGATTATAAGCGCTGAATTGACTGGCGATTGCCACTCCGACAAGTGAGCCGACAATATCAAAAACAGTATTTTGCCAATGAATATTTTCTTTTTTTGGGAAAAACAGCAGTTGATTTGCAGTCCAAGAAATATCAGGAATAGTAGTGGCAAAAAAAGTGTAACAAAATAAATCTTTATCAGAAATAACGCCCGGTGGTTCAATAGTTTTTTCCATAGCATAATGAGCTCCGCTGATTATGCCATTCACCCCAAATCTCAGCCAATTATTTTTTCTGTATTCTGTGGTGATTTGTTGCAAAAAGTGAGATTCGGGTTTACGATATACGAGCATAATACCTACCCCGATAAAAGACCCCCCTACATCGGAGATAAAATCTCTTACAGAAAATCCATCATTTATCAAAGGATAAAAACCGCTTGTTGTTTCATAGGTTATTCCGAAAACAACAGAACTCATAAACGCGTAAGAAAGCAGTTGAGAATATTGTTCTGTCGGCCATTCTGATTTATCGGCAAGGCAAATATATGAAGTAAAACCAAGATGAGCGAAACAGTGCCAAGCTTTATCTGAGGCCCAAGAATCTTCTTCAGTCGGTGTGAAAATAAAACAGGCAGTCTTAACAGGAATAATTAAACTGATAATGATTAATCCCCAAAATAGAATTTTATTCATTTTTTCCTCCTTTTAAAGATCTATTTAAACTATAACAAACTATATAAAATAATCAAATATGAATAATAAATTTTATATCACTACTCCCATTTATTACGTTAATGATAAGCCTCATGTCGGAGGAGCATACACGACAATCGCGGCTGATGTTTTAGCGCGATTTCATCGAATGAAAGGCGATCAAGTTTTTTTCTTGACCGGCACTGACGAGCATGGTGAAAAAATAGCTATTTCCGCTGAAGCCAATCATAAAACTCCAAAAGAATGGTGCGATGAAAATTCCGCCAAATATGAAGAAGCTTGGGATGTTTTAAAAATTTCTCATGATAATTTTATCAGAACCACGGATCCAAAGCATGAAAAAGCAGTAGTGAAAGTTTTGGAAAAATTATTTGAAAAAAAATTAATTTATACAGGAACCTACCAGGGGCTTTATTGTATAGATTGCGAAAGATATTATACGCCCAAAGAATTGGTTGACGGTAAATGTCCGTTTCATCATCATGAATTAGTAACACTCTCAGAAGATTGTTACTTTTTTAAATTATCAGCCTTTCAGGATATTTTGTTAAAATTGATTTCCAGTAATGAATTTTTAATTGAACCGGAAGAAAGAAAAAATGAAATTTTAGGTTTTTTAAAATCTGAAAAATTAGAAGACTTGGCTGTTTCCAGAAAAAAGGTAAAATGGGGTATTGAATTCCCACTGAACAAAGAACAAACTATTTATGTTTGGGTTGACGCATTGTTTAATTATTTATCAGGTATTGATTGGGATGGCGACGTTAAAAAATTGCCGAAATTTTGGCCGCCGGAGGTGCAATTAATCGGCAAGGATATTTTACGTTTTCATGCCGTAATGTGGCCGGCACTTCTTTTGGCTCTGGAATTGCCTTTGCCGAAAAAACTTTTTGCTCACGGATTTTTTACCGTTAATGGCCAAAAAATGTCCAAATCTTTAGGCACGGGAGTTAATCCGGAAGAATTAGCTGTAACTTTTGGCGCTGATTCTCTAAGATGGTTATTGCTTTCTTTATTTCCTTTTGGCCAGGACGGAGATCTCTCAGAGTCAAGACTTTATGATAAATATAATTCCGATTTATCCAATGGTTTAGGAAATTTAGTCAGACGAGTTTTGACTTTAGCTCAAGACGGCTCGGAATTTGTCTCTTCCAAAATTATTAATGTTGAATTCAAAGAAAAAATTGATTCTGTTTGGCAAAAATACGAAAAAGCTTTGGACGGACTGCATTTTGAAATAGCTATTGCGCAAATCAATGATTTGATTTTTTTCTGCGATAAATATATCAATCAGGAAGAACCTTGGAAATTGTCAAAAACAAATCCGGAAAAACTGAAAGATGTATTATATAATCTACTTGAATCTTTACGACATTTATCATGTTTGGCTTGGCCGTTTATGCCGGATAAGAGTAATTTAATATTGGAATCTTTGGGAATTTTAAATCAGGAACACAAGAAAAGTCTTTCAGAAATAAAAAAATTCGGTGAAGTAAATTTTGAAAAAGTCAGCCAAGGAAAAGTTTTATTTCCGAAAATTGAGAGTGTTAAATAATTAACTAATTTTAAAATTTATGACATTTTTTGATTTAGTTTTATTATTAGTCCTTTTTGGTTTTATTTGGTTTAATTTTTGGCAAGGCTTGGTTACCAGTCTGGGCGGAATTATCAGTTTAATTTTGGGCGTAACTTTTGCCACCCGTTGGTATGATATAATTGCTTCAAATTTTTTAGTTTCAATAATTCATAATCAGAATATTTCAAGGCTTATTGCTTTTATTCTGATTTTTATTATTGCTCGTTTTATTGTAATTTTAATATTCAAAATTATAAATAAAATTTTTGATTTACTGTCTCTGATTCCGTTTCTACAACCCATTAATCATTTAGGCGGAGGAATTTTTGGTTTAATAGAAGGAGGACTGTCGATTGGTCTAGTTTTAGATTTTTTAAGCAAATTTCCTTGGGGGAATTGGTTGGCTAAACTTTTAGCCTCTTCAAATATTGCTCCGATTCTGGTAAAATTCAGTCATATTTTATCTCCGCTTTTGCCCGAAGTTTTCAAACAAATTAAATCTTTAATATAATTTGATAATAATTTAAAATTAAGCCTATGAAAAAAATCGCTCCTTTAACCAAAGTAAAAAAAAGAGATGGCCAATTGGCGCCGTTTGATCAAAGTCGAATTGAAAACGCAATTTTTAAGGCCATTACGGCTGTTTCCGGAAAAGACGGGAACATATCAAAAAAATTATCCGCTAAAGTGGTTAAAATTATTGGACGACGTTTTAGAGATATTATTCCAAGCGTGGAAGACATTCAAAATATCGTTGAAGAAGTTTTAATTTTATCGGATTTGGTTAAAGAAGCTAAAGCTTATATTTTATATCGAGAACAAC
The nucleotide sequence above comes from Patescibacteria group bacterium. Encoded proteins:
- the dnaJ gene encoding molecular chaperone DnaJ, which translates into the protein MTDYYKILGVDKGASEEEIKRAYRQAAQKYHPDKPGGNAEKFKEISEAYQTLSDPEKRKLYEEYGSAFKNAKTQGGFSGFDNFRDFASYAEAMKNQGERGNAYGGEDFGFGDLGDIFNSFFSSQGRPASGWGFGQTHQSRTQHGRNIEIEITVNFFESVFGVEKDIEFEKYVKCEKCSGNGLEPGSKFSTCKTCNGQGQVIKTQSTFLGTFQSAEVCSSCHGEGQIAEKKCSHCRGEGRVKQFSKIKIKIPAGISSGQTIRLSGQGEAGKKSGRAGDLYVRVKVTSDIRFNRQGDDILSEKEISVSQAILGGVVEVETIDGMVKLKIAPGTTSGQEIRLKGRGVIHLNSHGRGDHIVTVKIQIPKSLTRKQKDILETLSKEGL
- the metG gene encoding methionine--tRNA ligase; translation: MNNKFYITTPIYYVNDKPHVGGAYTTIAADVLARFHRMKGDQVFFLTGTDEHGEKIAISAEANHKTPKEWCDENSAKYEEAWDVLKISHDNFIRTTDPKHEKAVVKVLEKLFEKKLIYTGTYQGLYCIDCERYYTPKELVDGKCPFHHHELVTLSEDCYFFKLSAFQDILLKLISSNEFLIEPEERKNEILGFLKSEKLEDLAVSRKKVKWGIEFPLNKEQTIYVWVDALFNYLSGIDWDGDVKKLPKFWPPEVQLIGKDILRFHAVMWPALLLALELPLPKKLFAHGFFTVNGQKMSKSLGTGVNPEELAVTFGADSLRWLLLSLFPFGQDGDLSESRLYDKYNSDLSNGLGNLVRRVLTLAQDGSEFVSSKIINVEFKEKIDSVWQKYEKALDGLHFEIAIAQINDLIFFCDKYINQEEPWKLSKTNPEKLKDVLYNLLESLRHLSCLAWPFMPDKSNLILESLGILNQEHKKSLSEIKKFGEVNFEKVSQGKVLFPKIESVK
- a CDS encoding GIY-YIG nuclease family protein, with product MPSNTTSSIFFYYVYVLESSKDREKYIGFTSNLKKRIEEHKKGLSSATKLRLPLKLIYYEACSNLQDAKRREQYLKGTQGRRFLGLRLQEYKRNQKAFGSGR
- the rpmG gene encoding 50S ribosomal protein L33 — encoded protein: MSQENLIKLECTECHKINYYSKKNKKTIKERLQLKKYCRSCRKHVLHKETK
- the pyrH gene encoding UMP kinase, translated to MKRKEIVVLSLGGSIILTKEGRPDIPFLKSFKELIETEIKKGKQFIIVTGGGSLCRILNEEMAKDFSVSPENLDWLGISVTRVNAQLIKIVFGDLVMPEVVTDPTKKIVFNKKILLSGGWKPGRSTDFVATKLAEVYEANTVINLSNTDYVYDKDPRKFSDAQPIKKINWSRFRKEIVGTKWVPGLNKPFDPIASKLAEKLGLTVACLKGTDLQNLANFLEGRPFNGTVIEK
- the rsmI gene encoding 16S rRNA (cytidine(1402)-2'-O)-methyltransferase — its product is MLYIVATPIGNLQDVTLRALEILKEADFILCEDTRHSRIFLDHYQIKIPTISYHQHSKLSKMDYILELIQQGKNLALICDAGTPGISDPGNKLISHLVAQLPDLKIISIPGPAAVISALSISGFETDKFIFLGFPPHKKGRKTFFEQAAEFKYTLAFYESPYRILKALNEMANLENFKDRELMVARELTKKFESIYRGTAENIINNLPKNEIKGEFVVVVRAKK
- a CDS encoding CvpA family protein — its product is MTFFDLVLLLVLFGFIWFNFWQGLVTSLGGIISLILGVTFATRWYDIIASNFLVSIIHNQNISRLIAFILIFIIARFIVILIFKIINKIFDLLSLIPFLQPINHLGGGIFGLIEGGLSIGLVLDFLSKFPWGNWLAKLLASSNIAPILVKFSHILSPLLPEVFKQIKSLI